The following coding sequences are from one Paenibacillus tundrae window:
- the spoIIE gene encoding stage II sporulation protein E: MMEKWNVIQFPGMKAGKGSAEAREELSVRLKQWISSRKAVQVVATRKWVILLTFMGFLLGKAMILNELSPFAIAYFAVIAFMRRDYIIPVGAALLTGSLFAPFPVPLIVATEIAIFYLFYRGLESYDRAELSYAPAMVFTTTFMVKLFAVVIGPSFSWYAMLMLTMDSVLSFVLTLVFIQAIPIFTYRKKKFNLKNEEILCLIILLASVMTGAVGWTIQSLSVEHMLSRYLILIFALVGGAPLGASVGVITGLILSLADMTAIYQMSLLAFAGMLAGMLREGKRAGVALGMLLGSSILGIYLGGPGDVMNSLWETCAAIVLFMLTPKSMMTAISKYVPGTQDHTKSQHEYAKRIRDVTAERVTRFSQVFRQLSRSFDQMSGTGEVAQNEGGMEHFMNAVAEGSCANCFKRAQCWDAKFIQTYKYMTDVMSSIEANPEMSGKQIPAEWNRVCAKPEEVLEVMRAQYGLYQHNMQWKRQIVDSRQLVAEQLSGVSQVMEDLAKEIQRESEEMVQQEEQIRDALESLGLSIHSIEIINLEAGNVEIEIVHAYTRGFDECRKMIAPLISDVLDEHIAVLHETMMDARQGLATVTFGSAKTFEISTGVAAAAKGGDLLSGDSFSTVELGNGTFAVALSDGMGNGERARMESSAALNILEQLLQSGMDEKLAIKSVNSVLMLRSPEEMYATVDMALIDEYTAETTFMKIGSTPSFIKRGQEVIQVSASNLPIGIIKDIEVDLVTVQLQPGDILIMMTDGIYDAPGYAVNKELWMKRLIQEIDSDDPQDVADCLLESVIRYQQHEIYDDMTVVVGKVEHYRPEWATLRVPGINRMERPRTVS; the protein is encoded by the coding sequence TAGTTCCCGCAAGGCTGTCCAGGTCGTAGCTACACGTAAATGGGTAATCCTGCTCACATTTATGGGTTTCCTGCTTGGCAAGGCAATGATACTAAATGAATTGTCACCGTTTGCTATCGCCTACTTCGCAGTTATTGCTTTCATGCGTAGAGATTACATTATTCCCGTCGGTGCTGCATTGTTAACGGGAAGTCTCTTTGCCCCATTTCCAGTCCCACTCATCGTTGCCACAGAGATCGCTATCTTCTATCTCTTTTATAGAGGTTTAGAGTCTTATGACCGTGCTGAATTATCTTATGCGCCAGCGATGGTGTTTACGACTACTTTTATGGTCAAGTTGTTCGCTGTTGTCATTGGACCATCGTTCAGTTGGTACGCCATGCTGATGCTTACGATGGATTCCGTACTCAGCTTCGTGCTTACGCTAGTGTTTATTCAGGCAATACCGATTTTTACGTACCGCAAAAAAAAGTTCAACCTAAAGAACGAGGAGATCCTCTGCCTAATCATCCTGCTAGCTTCTGTCATGACAGGAGCCGTTGGGTGGACGATTCAGTCTTTATCTGTCGAGCATATGCTATCTCGCTATCTGATTTTAATCTTTGCGCTAGTGGGCGGGGCCCCCCTTGGTGCTTCAGTGGGAGTCATTACTGGGCTTATCCTGAGCCTGGCTGATATGACAGCCATATATCAGATGAGTCTTCTCGCTTTTGCAGGGATGCTGGCAGGAATGCTGCGAGAGGGGAAGCGAGCAGGGGTAGCATTAGGCATGCTGCTTGGCTCATCGATCCTGGGGATATATTTAGGCGGACCAGGCGACGTTATGAATTCGTTATGGGAGACCTGTGCAGCTATCGTGCTATTTATGTTAACGCCAAAAAGCATGATGACGGCCATATCCAAATATGTGCCGGGCACGCAGGATCACACCAAGTCGCAGCATGAATATGCGAAGCGAATACGCGATGTAACCGCAGAGCGAGTAACTCGTTTTTCTCAAGTGTTTCGGCAATTGTCACGTAGCTTTGATCAGATGTCGGGCACGGGAGAAGTGGCACAGAACGAAGGCGGGATGGAGCATTTTATGAATGCTGTGGCTGAGGGATCATGTGCTAATTGCTTCAAACGGGCCCAGTGCTGGGATGCAAAGTTTATTCAGACGTACAAATATATGACCGATGTCATGAGCTCCATTGAAGCTAACCCTGAAATGTCTGGCAAGCAGATTCCAGCTGAATGGAACCGGGTCTGTGCTAAACCTGAGGAGGTTCTTGAGGTAATGAGAGCCCAGTATGGGCTGTATCAGCATAATATGCAATGGAAGCGTCAGATCGTCGATAGTCGGCAGCTCGTGGCAGAGCAGCTATCTGGGGTATCCCAAGTCATGGAGGATTTAGCGAAGGAAATTCAACGGGAAAGTGAGGAGATGGTTCAGCAGGAGGAGCAGATTCGAGATGCACTTGAATCACTGGGGCTGTCTATCCACTCTATTGAAATTATAAATCTGGAAGCAGGGAATGTTGAAATTGAAATTGTACATGCGTATACACGTGGGTTCGATGAATGCCGCAAGATGATTGCGCCATTAATATCGGATGTATTAGACGAGCACATTGCGGTGCTGCATGAAACGATGATGGATGCTCGGCAAGGCTTAGCAACGGTAACCTTCGGGTCAGCCAAAACATTTGAGATCAGCACAGGAGTAGCTGCGGCTGCCAAAGGGGGAGATCTGTTATCAGGGGATAGCTTCAGTACGGTTGAACTGGGCAATGGTACTTTTGCGGTGGCGCTTAGCGATGGTATGGGTAATGGGGAACGTGCACGTATGGAGAGCAGTGCAGCGCTGAATATCCTGGAACAATTACTTCAATCGGGAATGGATGAGAAACTGGCCATTAAGTCTGTAAATTCTGTACTCATGCTTCGGTCGCCTGAAGAGATGTATGCCACAGTAGACATGGCTTTGATTGATGAATATACGGCAGAGACCACATTTATGAAAATAGGTTCGACGCCAAGCTTTATTAAACGAGGGCAGGAGGTTATTCAGGTATCAGCTAGTAATTTGCCTATTGGTATTATAAAGGATATTGAGGTTGATCTGGTCACGGTACAGCTGCAGCCTGGGGATATTCTGATCATGATGACCGATGGCATCTATGATGCACCCGGCTATGCCGTCAACAAAGAATTATGGATGAAGCGACTTATTCAAGAGATTGACAGTGACGATCCACAAGATGTGGCAGACTGCTTGCTTGAAAGTGTTATTCGATATCAGCAACATGAGATCTATGACGATATGACTGTGGTTGTAGGCAAAGTAGAGCATTATCGCCCGGAGTGGGCTACGCTTCGCGTGCCTGGCATTAATCGAATGGAACGACCACGAACGGTGAGTTAA
- a CDS encoding vWA domain-containing protein, translating into MKQILLITDGCSNVGTSPVLAASEANEEGITVNVVGVIDYGTIGELGSREIEEIAKAGGGISQIVGTRQLAHTMQMMTRKTVVQTIQQAVNRELTQILGDQSPKTVTDLDPERRAQVVEVMDNMAETAPLQVILLIDVSASMKPKLAAVEEGIRDLMLSLQARAGSSRLSVFHFPGRHSGEDAVMDINWTTDPSSVRSLFGRLQMRGATPTGPAIQKVIDFYRYGTLEEQQEIEGKYRIEREGMLGDNVV; encoded by the coding sequence ATGAAGCAAATTTTGTTGATAACCGACGGTTGTTCAAATGTAGGGACAAGCCCAGTACTCGCTGCTTCTGAAGCGAACGAGGAAGGGATTACAGTCAATGTTGTTGGCGTTATAGATTATGGAACGATAGGTGAACTAGGAAGCCGGGAAATAGAAGAGATTGCGAAGGCTGGGGGCGGAATCAGTCAGATTGTGGGGACAAGACAGCTTGCTCATACAATGCAGATGATGACTAGAAAAACAGTGGTTCAGACGATTCAGCAGGCGGTTAATAGAGAGCTAACACAAATTTTGGGAGATCAAAGTCCCAAAACGGTGACTGACCTTGACCCAGAGCGTCGTGCTCAGGTCGTGGAAGTGATGGATAATATGGCGGAAACCGCCCCGTTGCAGGTCATTCTGTTAATCGATGTAAGTGCGAGCATGAAGCCTAAGCTTGCAGCCGTAGAAGAGGGAATACGAGATTTGATGTTAAGTTTACAAGCTCGTGCTGGATCAAGCCGGCTTTCGGTATTTCATTTTCCTGGACGTCACAGTGGTGAGGATGCTGTCATGGATATTAACTGGACAACCGATCCGAGTAGTGTCCGATCACTGTTTGGACGTCTGCAGATGAGGGGAGCGACGCCCACAGGTCCTGCGATTCAGAAGGTGATTGATTTTTACCGATATGGTACACTGGAGGAACAGCAGGAAATAGAAGGGAAATATCGCATTGAAAGAGAAGGGATGCTCGGTGACAACGTTGTCTGA